The genomic window aagctaaattttttacgtatatgaatttttattaaatttatattttttttaattttatctattctgatgatttactaatatttattttattatttttcttacttaCAATGCAATTTGTACGGAATGGAGACTGATGGTGACATTTTCAGTTAGTTTAGTgatgaattttgtatttttttttcaatgatacCATGATAGATTTTGTGTTCTTacttttatgatattgtaatTCTATTTCCTATTTCTGgtattttattttggtaatgattaaatactatttatcgaatctataatatttatttataaatttttttttttagtattgtgtgacgtgcattgcacgtgcacttaactagtatatatatatattcgagcttttcgagcctaattcaaGAGAATCCAGTAATAGTCAAGCCCTgcttaaaataaattatgagtttttttttttatcttttcgagcctaattcaaGAGAATCCAATAATAGTCAAGCCCTgcttaaaataaattatgagtttttttgttttattcaagtttggctcatttaatttcaagtCAAGCTCGAGTGAGCCGAATATCGAGTCGAGTCGAATGCGAAttgaacatgagctggctcgctcatttgctaGGCCTACAAAAGGGGAGATAGAGAGGGTAGggtagagagagatagggaaAGGGATAGAGAAAGCgcgagagaaagggagaggaaaTAAAGGAGAGGGACGAATCTGGAGGGGAAGGGTCGATCGTGACTGTTTAAACGCGTAGCGAGGGGGAGGAGAGAAGGGTAGAGAGAGGGAAGGGATAGAGAGACGCAGGAGGGAtgaaggagaagagggagatACATCTGGGGAGGGTTAGCAATCGTAAGAGCGGGAGATAGATAGAGgggagggaagagaaagagagagagaacgatgCATTTAAAGAGAGGAGATGTTGTTGAGAGGCCGCAATGCGGCGAAAGCAATAGTACGAATGCCATTGGAGGACCGGCAAATTATACATTGTTAAGATTCCCTGGACATTTGATGCTGTGCGTGCACAAACGAGTTTCTCTTGTCTCCACGTGGTAGTCTAGCACAGCATTGATTCCAACTTTATTCCGCTTCCGAAGCATACACCGCGACAGTTTTTTTTTGCCAATATAAGGTCAAATAGATTCGAAATCCAACGCATCTAAGAGGTTTTGTTTTTGGGTTTGGAGCAATCAGATCGTAGTAGTAATTTATTTGTTGGTTGGTGGACACTGTTGGATCCCGCCATCAAAGAAGGGAtccaaaactctctctcttttgtccTCGTCATCACGGGCCTACACATAGGGCCCAGGAATGATACGCAAGCCAAGAAAATTAAGTCGAATTTAATGGAAGCATACAATGACACTGTCCATATATATTTCCATCGTCTGCTCTGTACACATGCATGATGATGCTTCTTATTCAACCCGGATCCGGATCGGATAAAGGGCAAGGCAACATACACGTAAACTTCTCACCGTTCAATGTGTAACAATTAAATCGGCATACATCGATCGTCGTGTTCTAATCCacatttttttcaacttttctttttttgggtgtGTCACTCCAACTCGGTTACGTCAGGAGACGCCATCGGCACGACGGCGTTGCTGCCGGTCTCCTCTTCGGCGGCCGCTAACTCTTCCGACAGCTCCGACTGATCCCGGCTCGGATCGTAGCGCTGGATGACGAGCACCGACGTCGTGGTGGACGTGAACTCTGACGACGCCAGGTAGCTTCCGATGGGCCCCAGCTCCGGGCAGTCTGCCCTCTCGAGTAGTGGCTCCGCGGGCGGCGACCGGCCCACCAGGAAGAGGTTGAACCTGCCCATCTCCCTAATCGCCGCCAGCACCTCAGCCCTCCCGGCCGAGGCCTTCTCCTCGTAGCTGACGGACGCGCCGTCGGGCCTCGCCTTCGATGCTTTCGCCTTGAACGCCTCGACGGCCGCGTCGTCGGTGGCGCGGTCGGCTTCGTCGGAGTCTACGCGCGCGGCACGGGCGAAGCGGGCGAGGGTGACGGCGATGCCGGGGTGCTCGGCCATGCgcgcggcgagggcgagggcctCGCGGTCGTCGGGCCCGCCGAAGAAGAGCGCGGCGACGGAGAAGACGACGTCTCTGGAGGGGACCTGCGCGGCGCCGCCGAGGCCGCGGTCGACGAGGAGGGCGACGGAGCAGGGCGCGGCGCGGAGGACGCGCTTGTTGACGAGGCGGTAGGCGTGGCCGAGGGACTCGAGGGAGCCGTCGAGCTGCAGCGTCTTGTGGAAGGGCAGCAGGAGGAGCGCGGCGCGCTTGCGCAGCGCGCTGTCGATGATGTCCCGGTGGATGGTGGCGAGGTCCGAGATGGCCGTCATCGGCCGCACCGAGACCGAGCTCAGCCGCCCGTACGCCTCGAACGCCACCTGCACCACCTCCCCGCCCTTGCCGCCGCTGGCGGGCACGGGCACGCCGTTGCGCCGCGCCCGCTGCACCATCGATATCGCCGACGACCGCTCCGACAGCTCCACCAGGTGCACGGCGTAGACCGTCAGCCCGCGGCGGCGCGTCCCCCGCGACGACTCGACGACGTTGATGATGGTGGGGATGTTGCGGCTGGTGTGGAAGCAGGCCAGCACCCGCAGCTCGCTCCCGGCGTCGGCGCGGTCGACGGCGCGGTGCTTGTAGGGCGCGGCGCGGCGCGCGGGCTTGTAGATGGCCATGACGACCGGGGTGGTGAGGAAGGTGGTGACGAGCGCCATGAGGACGAGGATGGCGAAGGACTCGTCGTTGAGCACCTTGCGGTCGAGGCCGATGTTGAGCACGATGAGCTCGACGAGGCCCTTGGTGTTCATGAGGAAGCCCAGCGTGAGGGACTCGCGCGCCGGCACGCGCGCGAGCCGGGCGGCCAGGAAGGTGCCGCCGATCTTGCCGAGGCAGGCGTTGGCGACGACGAGCGCGAGCAGCCCCCAGGACCTGGCGCCGCGGATGGTGGCCACGTCGGTCTTGAGGCCGCTGGACACGAAGTAGAGCGGGAGGAAGAGGCCGGAGACGAGGTCCTCCACCTTCTCGATGAGCACGCCGGCGAAGGGCCCGTCCTTGGGGACGATGATGCCGACGACGAAGGCGCCGAAGAGCGCGTTGATGCCGATGGCGTCCGTGACGAAGCCCGCGGCGAGCACGGCGGAGAGGGTGGCGCAGATGTAGAGCTCCCTGACGGGCTCGCCCTCGGGGGAGCGGCGGGCCATCCAGGCGAGCgcggggcggaggaggagcgcgAGGGCGGCGAtgaaggcggcggcggtgaggAGGACCCAGAGCGCGACGAGGGGGGAGCCGGAGCCGGAGAGGGcgacggcgagggcgaggaggaCCCAGGCGACGACGTCGttgacggcggcggcggacaTGGCGACGCCGCCGATGTCGGTGGTGAGGAGCTTGAGCTCGGCGAGGATGCGGGCGAGGACGGGGAAGGCGGTGATGGAGAGGGCGACGCCCATGAAGACGAGGAAGGGCCCCTGGCGGGCGCCCTTGACGACGGTGGCGCGGAGCACGAAGGGCAGGGAGATGCCCGCCAGCGCGATGGCCAGCGCGCTCTTCCCCGTGCGGCGGATCGCCCGCAGGTCCAGCTCCAGCCCCACCAGGAACAGGAAGAATAGCAGCCCGATGTTCGCCACCGTGTCCAGCACCGTCAGGCTCTGCTTCGGGAACACCGCCTTCATGAACCTGCTGCTCCGCCCCAGCGCCGACGGCCCCAGCAGGATCCCGCCCTGCCGCCCAATAGTAATTCATTCACCACCATCGATCACtcaattaattatttctttttatttttttttatttgtcctcaACCAACTAAAAACCTAGCTAGCTCAGTAAACCCGGACCCGGCCCTATTACATACACAAATATAAAGAGAGGATGCAGATCCTGGGCAAATGAGATGTGATGCAGAGTCATCATTACTAATAATAATGCGTGCGTACTTTAGAGAAAGGGACACGACGAACAATTAAAAGGTTTATATATGATGTTACATATCAGGGTACAAATCTTATGCTGGTGGTTGAGTTGACGAGTGAAGAATATTCTTCGGCGGCAATCTTTGTGGGCTCCAAAAATTTGAGTAAATACTTTTACCGCACGAAGTTCATGAACTAAAGCGGCGGATTTATTCTTGTTTGACATTTTGTAATACCATCTCTCTTTATTAACTACGTACGTGTGAAGTTCGAATATTCCTGTTGATCGAAGATTTGATCTCACGCCTAATCAATAATATCACAACAAAagtaaactttaaaatttttctattttaaggAAGTATACAATAactattttcgaaaaaaaaaaaaaagaagcaacaaGTACCTGTTTCCCAAGCTCACACGAtcgaataattaattaatgatcctatattattataattcacTATTATATATGTAGCccaaatttttgccaatttGCTAGCATGATGACTGACGCATGCATGGTTTATGCTGTGAATAAGATAACGAGCTGATTTGTTAATTTTCTTGATGAATGACGACTAGTCAATTAAATTGTCGGAAATGGAAGCTAGCTATTTGTTGTTGGTGAATTGCAATAGAATTATTGTTCAAGCCAGCCGCAAATTTCATTGATTTGAAAACTGAAATGATGATTACGATTTAGACGAAGTTTAggattacttctttttttttttttttttaacagaaaaaaaaaaaacctggtAACCTGGTGGCTCTAGTGCAATTAAGTAGAGCAGCGAAATTAACTCACGATGATCTCAGCGACGACGCGGGGCTGGcggagggggcggaggaggaaggCGAGGACGCGGGTGAGCACGACCACCAGGCAGATCTGCAGGATGATCAGCGGCAGCGCAAAGTGCAGCGGGTCGTCCCCCTGCCACGCCCCGTTCGACGTCGCCTTCATCGGCGCCGGGCatgatgccgccgccgccgaaccCGACATCAATCCCGGCCTCCCTCCTctctcgccgccgcctcctctttTAATTCTCTCCGACACAAAGTCTGGTCGGTTGGCTCAAGACGAAACAACAAAtcagagaaagagaaagaagtgAGATTAGTTTCGTCGTTTTTGCGAGTGGATGATACTCGGTGGATCGAGTTAATTTCTATGCAGAGGTGCGTGTTGGTCCTCTATTTATAGCCAAATCTCGCTCCCCTTTCCATCAAAACCGTTTTTACCAAACTACCCTCCTTCAATTCGGTGCCATTAAATATTTggataagagataaatttaaattttagtgaaAAACATTCCGAATTTATTGAGCTATTTTCAACAtaattatctaatattttacaattttgattttgctggtcaattttttaatttgtttaattttagtcGGACAGcgacattttgattttaaaatctgaatatgacttttattttgattttaaaatttgaattataaattttatttttatagacttaattagtatatatattttaaatattttttacaactatataataaatttgaatttattaaagtaaataataggCAAGGTCACTTTCTTGTGAGGTAACACCATcccaattttgaaaattaaacagCTTCATTTGTGGGACTAattgaatttatttaatttacaagTTACAAAGATTCTTACGGCCACcgtaatttctcaaaaaaatatcattcttaTGTCGGCATGCATCTGTAAATCTTTTAAATTGCATCCCCTgcatttcaaatacttttaatctATGACACATAATGATGCTTTGGATTTTCTCCAGTGTAAAACTTGTTTTCACTGATGTAAGTAAGAAttctgtataatttattttttttggaaacttTAGATATGAGAATAAGAGTTCGGCTATAAtgttatcgatagcatcaagcaGTTGGTACTATCATATTTTCTGCCATGAAATCaaactctttaatcattttcatccgttagatcatactattcaaccaaccaccaactcaatTAGAGGACCACTATCGTCATAACCGTACATCGCTTCatttaagggccgaaaacttaatagcaccaatgatttggtggtattaatagtattatatcCTAGTTCTAAGAATAATCCCACATAGAATCATAATAACTTGAAccgtgcgtttggttcgcattatgaaagattactaagaatgaaaagatatccgagaatcttattcttattcatcctattactaagaatgtggaattcctgtgtttggttcgcaccgTAATATtatttagccatattatttaatattacaaaaaatataattaattaatttatttttttaattaattttatataatgttatcaaaagtttcaacatcttttttaaaaaaagggagagagagtataagttagagagagagagatcataactaaaaaaatagaaagaaaaatatagtcgaaattagagggagtgagagagttgaaattttagaaagagagagagagagggaaagcttagtctagagagagaaaaaaagttgaattttagagagaaaaataagtttagagagagatataaggttagagtgtaaagaaaaataatatcaattagccgacgaataggaagaaagaagagattagacatattattataattaacccaatccattaatatgaggatacccaccctcactcaagggaatgagattagcaCTTTGGGGTTGTTGGGCCAATTCGGCGCGGACAGCTGGCAAGCCGGAACTACATCCATGATCCATGTCAAAATGGTAGACCGGGAGTATATAAGACGCGCCAGAAGATATGAGTCGCGTTTGTTCAAAAAGTTGTAGCAACCACAAGCGGTTATGAACAGTTCtaatcggccgaaggtggtcctccaaatcaggagatagtggccgatcgtgcgGTGACGATAACTAAACGCAAGGGCAactttataaataggcatacggcaccctgaaaaagggtcttttcctgcatctttctttcctacatttaccgcttttcctaggagtagttctcgTAACTTAGCATCCTGGAGTCTGACTGCCCatcgggcatcactccgttgtagactaaaaACTCTTCTCTTTGTACTCTCTGCTGTTATATTCAATAGAGGGCTATTATCGGCTTTTCAGGCCGATCAGTTTCCTGCgttgtttagccattcggctcatctttcagtcgaattctgggcttcccctcttcattcggctcatcctgccgaagcgagtTTACTGTAGAGgtcttcgaacccggctgattcgatccctcatcggccgaatcgcttgatccgttgTAGGCgtaaacttcgagggtcaccatccacggccgctcatcatcccgacgttcttcccgaggagaatatttgaccgggtcaagggtcgggactttcggccaccaacaatttttggcacacCCAGTGGGACTCTATTAaggtaaatttacattttatacagtatggctgatgataacgccataaatctccgtaatagggctattcccagaaattctgggagtgaacagcccAGTAATTCGGAGAATGTGGTAGAGCGCCAAGCAGTTTTACCTGTTGAGGGTGAGACCAGCggtcaatctggccaacaaGAATCTAGTTTGACCCCggcgcttggacaaatgacACGGGTCCTAcaagttttggaccaaaatagtcaggCGAGTACCGCACGGCTTGACGCCGTTTTGGCCGCGATTACGGCTTCTAACGAGAACattgcccgaatagggcaattgttaACTCGAAACGAATAGCCAACAACAGGCTTGCAAATGCCTGTGATAACGCCAGTGTTACAGAATCCAGTAACACCGGTAGTtggtcagccccaataccagggggcacagtatcaagcggcttatagaccggtTGTTGGTAACGTCGGTCAACAGCCGGAAGTGGCTTGGGGgttacctccaccccctccagtTGCAGTctaccagccccaaaatgtaggggctagggggcaggctTTGAATGTAcaagggattaatcccttagTACAAAATCTCGGTGCACAACAACCACCGAACCCGGTACCAGCGCAGGTTCctttccaaggaattaataatgagatatatgcgcaaatagaagagGCCATCtgaaatactttcggagtaggcgcaaggccggcaatgcggccccgtattcagatcaccatatcctgctaatatagatgtagaacatccatatccggcaaattgaaATTTGACAAGTTTTCTGGCGATGAGAtcgaaaatacggtcgaacatgtcGCACGGTTTACAGCTCAATGCCATGAAGCAGCGGCAGACCCATTTTTGAAGCTAAGATTATTTAACACTTCATTAACAAAGACGgctttcacttggtatacaagtctaCCCGCTAATTCCGTCCGAGATTGGGATGAATTGGAGGGTAAATTTCATAAACAATTTTATAGAACTGAGCCAGAATTGTCAGTTGCGGATTTGGCTCAATTTAAACAGAGAACAGgggaatcggttgatgaatatttaaaccgattcaCGTCGGCTCGAAGTCGATGTTTCGTAAGAATGCCGGAAttggaatttgccaaaatggcattcaacggcatgcactttaagattaaagatcactttgaagataaattatttccaaatcttttcgatttgggagttcgagttgctcaatacgagcaatttcgaaaagggaataatgaagatcggcctagaTTGAGCCGAAATAAGGACTGGAAcaaggaaaaggagaaaaatatctctttccttgagAAGGCTtcggctcatgaagagccgaattcgtctgaagagaatgaggattcggctgatgaagccgaaatttgTGCAGCCGAGATAGTGAGAAATAATCAACCATATAAATATGCTTTATTAAAACCTGCTAAGTCAAGAGAGGCGAAAGCACATATGTCTGCTTTTAATTACTCGTTTGACATATCAAAAACCGATCTtatttttgatcggttgttaaaagatggacgaattaaactacaggaagGCCAAACCATACCTCCTATAGAAGAACTAAAACGCAGAAAATA from Ananas comosus cultivar F153 linkage group 23, ASM154086v1, whole genome shotgun sequence includes these protein-coding regions:
- the LOC109727924 gene encoding cation/H(+) antiporter 19-like isoform X1, whose product is MSGSAAAASCPAPMKATSNGAWQGDDPLHFALPLIILQICLVVVLTRVLAFLLRPLRQPRVVAEIIGGILLGPSALGRSSRFMKAVFPKQSLTVLDTVANIGLLFFLFLVGLELDLRAIRRTGKSALAIALAGISLPFVLRATVVKGARQGPFLVFMGVALSITAFPVLARILAELKLLTTDIGGVAMSAAAVNDVVAWVLLALAVALSGSGSPLVALWVLLTAAAFIAALALLLRPALAWMARRSPEGEPVRELYICATLSAVLAAGFVTDAIGINALFGAFVVGIIVPKDGPFAGVLIEKVEDLVSGLFLPLYFVSSGLKTDVATIRGARSWGLLALVVANACLGKIGGTFLAARLARVPARESLTLGFLMNTKGLVELIVLNIGLDRKVLNDESFAILVLMALVTTFLTTPVVMAIYKPARRAAPYKHRAVDRADAGSELRVLACFHTSRNIPTIINVVESSRGTRRRGLTVYAVHLVELSERSSAISMVQRARRNGVPVPASGGKGGEVVQVAFEAYGRLSSVSVRPMTAISDLATIHRDIIDSALRKRAALLLLPFHKTLQLDGSLESLGHAYRLVNKRVLRAAPCSVALLVDRGLGGAAQVPSRDVVFSVAALFFGGPDDREALALAARMAEHPGIAVTLARFARAARVDSDEADRATDDAAVEAFKAKASKARPDGASVSYEEKASAGRAEVLAAIREMGRFNLFLVGRSPPAEPLLERADCPELGPIGSYLASSEFTSTTTSVLVIQRYDPSRDQSELSEELAAAEEETGSNAVVPMASPDVTELE
- the LOC109727924 gene encoding serine/arginine repetitive matrix protein 1-like isoform X2 — translated: MNYYWAAGRDPAGAVGAGAEQQVHEGGVPEAEPDGAGHGGEHRAAILPVPGGAGAGPAGDPPHGEERAGHRAGGHLPALRAPRHRRQGRPPGALPRLHGRRPLHHRLPRPRPHPRRAQAPHHRHRRRRHVRRRRQRRRRLGPPRPRRRPLRLRLPPRRALGPPHRRRLHRRPRAPPPPRARLDGPPLPRGRARQGALHLRHPLRRARRGLRHGRHRHQRALRRLRRRHHRPQGRALRRRAHREGGGPRLRPLPPALLRVQRPQDRRGHHPRRQVLGAARARRRQRLPRQDRRHLPGRPARARAGARVPHAGLPHEHQGPRRAHRAQHRPRPQGAQRRVLRHPRPHGARHHLPHHPGRHGHLQARAPRRALQAPRRRPRRRRERAAGAGLLPHQPQHPHHHQRRRVVAGDAPPRADGLRRAPGGAVGAVVGDIDGAAGAAQRRARARQRRQGRGGGAGGVRGVRAAELGLGAADDGHLGPRHHPPGHHRQRAAQARRAPPAALPQDAAARRLPRVPRPRLPPRQQARPPRRALLRRPPRRPRPRRRRAGPLQRRRLLRRRALLRRARRPRGPRPRRAHGRAPRHRRHPRPLRPCRARRLRRSRPRHRRRGRRGVQGESIEGEARRRVRQLRGEGLGREG